From Acidobacteriota bacterium, a single genomic window includes:
- a CDS encoding 5-(carboxyamino)imidazole ribonucleotide synthase yields MARALSEDLALAFSPVFGVPGLEFRVWSSAFRRPARNSKQLTINNSPSTHRFGYDLSVKTILPNSTIGVFGSGQLGRMFAIEARKLGYRVHTFSPANDTPTGQVADFEVEADYDDLEAVRRFARGVDVVTFEFENVPSKTVETAAEFVEVHPRGEVLHITQNRLREKNFLAGNGFPVAPYRHIRTFDDLTRGVADIGTPCVLKTAGFGYDGKGQRLIKTVGEAESAFADLAGAEAVLEAFIEFEKEVSVVCARAGDGDFKHYGVIENAHRNHILDVSFAPALVSEAVFFEAVEIAASVAEVLSYVGTLCVEFFLTADGRLLINELAPRPHNSGHLTFDACVTSQFEQQLRAVCGLPLGATDFYRPAAMANLLGDVWQNGEPNWAAALGSPNVKLHLYGKSEPRVGRKMGHLTALGETSEEAVATVIRARSALGINSESSR; encoded by the coding sequence ATGGCTCGCGCGCTATCTGAAGATCTGGCGTTAGCTTTCAGTCCCGTGTTCGGAGTCCCGGGCTTGGAGTTCCGAGTTTGGAGTTCCGCTTTCAGGCGGCCCGCGCGAAACTCCAAACAATTAACGATTAACAATTCGCCATCAACGCATAGGTTTGGTTATGATTTGTCCGTGAAGACCATCCTTCCAAATTCGACGATCGGAGTCTTCGGCAGCGGCCAATTGGGGCGTATGTTCGCCATTGAAGCGCGCAAACTCGGGTATCGCGTCCACACGTTCTCGCCCGCCAACGACACGCCGACCGGCCAGGTTGCCGACTTTGAGGTTGAGGCTGATTACGACGATCTCGAGGCGGTTCGAAGATTTGCCCGGGGCGTCGATGTCGTGACGTTCGAGTTTGAGAACGTGCCGTCAAAAACGGTTGAAACCGCGGCCGAGTTCGTCGAGGTTCACCCGCGCGGCGAGGTTCTTCACATTACCCAAAACCGGCTTCGCGAAAAGAACTTTCTCGCCGGCAACGGATTTCCGGTCGCGCCATACCGTCACATCAGGACTTTTGACGATCTGACGCGCGGCGTCGCGGATATCGGCACACCTTGCGTTTTGAAAACGGCCGGGTTCGGATACGACGGCAAGGGCCAGCGATTGATCAAAACGGTCGGCGAGGCCGAATCCGCGTTCGCGGACCTCGCCGGCGCCGAAGCGGTTCTTGAAGCATTCATCGAATTCGAAAAGGAAGTTTCCGTCGTCTGCGCGCGTGCCGGCGACGGCGATTTCAAGCACTACGGCGTAATCGAAAACGCGCATCGCAATCATATCCTGGATGTTTCGTTCGCACCGGCCTTGGTGTCCGAAGCTGTTTTTTTTGAAGCGGTCGAAATCGCGGCGAGCGTCGCCGAAGTGCTTTCTTACGTCGGCACGCTTTGCGTTGAGTTCTTTTTGACCGCAGACGGCCGATTGCTCATCAACGAACTCGCGCCGCGTCCGCACAACTCGGGCCATTTGACGTTCGACGCGTGCGTCACTTCACAATTCGAACAGCAACTTCGCGCCGTTTGCGGTTTGCCGCTCGGCGCGACCGACTTCTATCGTCCGGCGGCAATGGCAAACCTTCTCGGCGACGTCTGGCAAAACGGGGAACCGAATTGGGCCGCGGCGCTCGGGTCTCCGAACGTCAAACTCCACCTTTACGGCAAAAGCGAACCGCGCGTCGGACGCAAGATGGGACATTTGACGGCGCTCGGAGAGACGTCTGAAGAAGCCGTCGCGACGGTCATCAGGGCTCGTTCAGCATTGGGGATCAATTCGGAATCAAGTCGCTGA
- a CDS encoding FAD-dependent oxidoreductase: MSEKYDLIVIGGGSAGLVAAGGAGLLGARVALIEKNLLGGDCLYTGCVPSKSLIRSAKFASDTKRAAEFGFRIGDLGFANGSFASVTERVRNVIKAIEPHDSPERFEAMGVEVIFGTPRFLNPHEIEIQLKSGESRVLKAKRFCISTGSRSFVPPLEGLDEAGFITNDEVFHLGTLPDRLVVLGAGAIGVELGQAFARFGSRVTLIEMADRILIKEDEEVSRFMEAHLRREGVEILTARKAVRVESEGAKTIILDDGTEIVCDEILAALGRRANVDGLDLEKAGVKHSQQRIETDEYLRTSAKHIFAAGDVTGHFQFTHTADYEAQIVLQNAFLFFPFTKKTDFRVIPWATFTEPEVARVGLTESEARAAHGDVKVIRVSFDDNDRAHAEGAIEGFAKVILKGKRIVGAHIVGLRAGELIHEFVLAMRHGLSLGDLNKAIHIYPTLSKITQALGTEETIETLQSPFVRKWLARYLKIWR, from the coding sequence ATGTCCGAAAAATATGATCTTATCGTGATTGGCGGCGGTTCTGCCGGCCTCGTTGCCGCAGGTGGCGCGGGACTGTTGGGGGCACGCGTCGCACTCATCGAAAAAAATCTCCTCGGCGGCGACTGCCTCTACACCGGCTGCGTGCCGTCGAAGAGTTTGATCCGTTCGGCAAAGTTTGCGTCGGATACGAAACGCGCGGCCGAATTTGGATTTCGGATCGGTGATCTCGGATTTGCGAACGGTTCATTCGCGTCTGTGACGGAGCGCGTCCGGAACGTGATCAAGGCCATCGAACCGCACGATTCTCCCGAACGGTTCGAGGCGATGGGCGTCGAGGTTATCTTCGGGACGCCGCGTTTTTTGAACCCGCACGAGATCGAGATCCAACTGAAAAGTGGGGAATCGCGCGTTCTGAAAGCAAAACGATTCTGCATTTCTACTGGCTCTCGATCGTTCGTTCCGCCGCTCGAGGGTTTGGATGAGGCCGGCTTCATCACAAACGACGAAGTGTTTCATCTCGGGACGCTGCCCGATCGCCTCGTCGTCCTCGGCGCCGGCGCGATCGGCGTCGAACTCGGGCAGGCGTTCGCCCGTTTCGGCTCACGCGTGACGCTGATCGAGATGGCTGACCGGATCCTGATCAAGGAAGACGAGGAAGTCTCACGGTTTATGGAGGCGCATCTTCGCCGCGAAGGCGTCGAGATCCTGACCGCGCGCAAAGCCGTTCGCGTCGAGTCGGAAGGGGCGAAAACGATAATTCTGGACGACGGGACCGAGATCGTTTGCGACGAGATCCTCGCGGCGCTCGGCCGCCGGGCAAATGTTGACGGACTCGACCTCGAAAAAGCGGGCGTAAAGCATTCCCAACAGCGGATCGAAACAGACGAGTATCTTCGAACTTCCGCGAAACATATTTTTGCCGCCGGCGACGTCACCGGTCATTTTCAATTCACGCACACTGCCGACTATGAAGCGCAGATCGTCCTGCAGAACGCGTTCCTGTTTTTCCCGTTCACGAAAAAGACCGACTTCCGAGTCATCCCTTGGGCAACGTTCACCGAACCCGAAGTGGCGCGCGTCGGACTTACGGAATCCGAAGCCCGCGCCGCGCACGGCGACGTGAAGGTGATCCGCGTTTCGTTCGACGATAATGACCGCGCCCACGCCGAAGGCGCGATCGAAGGATTCGCGAAAGTCATTTTGAAGGGCAAAAGAATCGTCGGCGCCCATATCGTCGGACTTCGCGCCGGCGAGCTGATCCACGAATTCGTCCTCGCGATGCGGCACGGTCTTTCGCTCGGGGATCTGAACAAGGCGATCCATATTTACCCGACGCTTTCGAAGATCACGCAGGCATTGGGAACAGAAGAGACGATCGAGACCCTGCAGTCGCCGTTCGTCCGCAAATGGCTCGCGCGCTATCTGAAGATCTGGCGTTAG
- a CDS encoding YceI family protein, whose translation MKNKLFFSAAIATIFAVSLVIGFQSSAKNLSFEENFFAGGEKKEMGDTGAYSFDKAHSSIGFRVRHMGLVDVPGYFRDFDGTINYDAKDVTKSTVEFTAKMTSVDTGVAGRDKHLRSADFFEVEKYADMTFKSTSVTKKGKVLTLNGELTMKGVKKAVSFPFNITGFVKDQRGTMKMGVTAETVINRRDFGVNYGGNMPNGVAMLSDNITVVLQIEGNLPPAKK comes from the coding sequence ATGAAAAATAAGTTGTTTTTTTCCGCGGCGATCGCGACGATCTTCGCGGTCAGCCTGGTTATCGGTTTTCAGTCGAGCGCGAAGAATCTGAGTTTTGAAGAGAACTTCTTTGCCGGCGGTGAAAAGAAGGAAATGGGCGACACCGGCGCGTATAGCTTTGACAAGGCGCATAGCTCGATCGGTTTTCGCGTCCGGCATATGGGGCTCGTAGACGTTCCGGGATATTTTCGGGATTTCGACGGAACGATCAATTACGACGCCAAGGACGTCACGAAATCGACCGTTGAATTTACGGCTAAGATGACCAGCGTCGACACCGGCGTCGCCGGCCGCGACAAACACCTGCGCTCGGCCGACTTTTTCGAGGTTGAAAAGTATGCCGATATGACGTTCAAAAGCACGAGCGTGACGAAAAAAGGAAAAGTTCTGACGCTCAACGGCGAACTGACGATGAAAGGCGTCAAGAAAGCGGTCTCTTTCCCCTTCAATATCACCGGTTTCGTAAAAGACCAACGTGGAACGATGAAGATGGGCGTGACGGCCGAGACGGTCATCAACCGACGCGATTTCGGCGTCAACTATGGTGGAAATATGCCGAACGGCGTCGCGATGTTGTCGGACAACATCACCGTCGTTCTCCAGATCGAAGGCAATCTGCCGCCGGCAAAGAAGTAG
- a CDS encoding DUF3857 domain-containing protein — MKTQPVHHILLVAIVIAAATVSALGGDSPPTWMRQAASLPVGSYDKEVSAVVLFNEQQVSLTGDGMLVTTENYAVRVLTREGRRHALATALYLVSSGRVREIEGWLIRPDGSIKNYDKKTVLDVISDPDDIYNEYRLKVIDAVEDSDAGTVFGYTVVSEDKPLYFQEKWFSHDGLPTLVSRYSLTLPSGWKANGVTFNHSQITPQVSGSTYTWELRNLPYIKREPMSPSVVNIVPWVAINYAPDVSGTSGKSFANWTDVARWTSTLYDPQVVVDDAVTAKAQELTASAKTELEKIRAIAGFVQNLQYISIDIGVGSGNGYRPRPSNLVLSRGYGDCKDKANLMRAMLRSLKIEAYPIAIFSGDPTFVREEWASPAQFNHCIIAVKISDGTDAATVIKHEKLGRLLIFDATDPFTLLGDLPDSLQGSFGLIIAGESGGLARMPVTPSESNLLDRRIEVNLTADGAITGSIKERSTGQSSSFERAMLRLLSAVDYSKMLEGWLTRGATGAKLVKFTPTDRKEELGFDLDVEFSAPRYGQQMQKLLVFKPTIVDRRNSISFTETTRNQPVILRSASVRETIVFILPTDYSVDETPENLNMETPFGKYSTTFEVKGNRLTFTRILTMNRATVPVDKYATVRDFFAKMREAEQSPVVLIKK, encoded by the coding sequence ATGAAGACTCAACCCGTTCATCACATTCTTTTGGTCGCGATCGTCATCGCTGCCGCAACCGTCAGCGCGCTCGGCGGCGACAGCCCGCCAACCTGGATGCGTCAAGCTGCGTCATTGCCGGTTGGATCCTACGACAAGGAGGTTTCGGCGGTCGTTTTGTTCAACGAACAGCAGGTCTCGTTGACCGGCGACGGAATGCTCGTCACGACTGAGAACTACGCCGTCCGCGTTCTCACGCGGGAGGGGCGACGGCACGCGCTGGCAACCGCGCTCTATCTCGTCAGTTCCGGTCGCGTGCGCGAGATCGAAGGCTGGTTGATACGTCCCGACGGTTCGATCAAGAATTACGATAAAAAGACGGTCCTCGACGTTATTTCCGATCCCGACGATATTTACAACGAGTACCGCTTGAAGGTCATCGACGCCGTCGAGGATTCCGACGCCGGCACGGTTTTCGGCTACACCGTCGTGTCAGAAGACAAGCCGCTTTATTTCCAGGAAAAGTGGTTCTCGCACGATGGACTGCCGACGCTCGTTTCGCGTTACTCGCTAACCTTGCCATCGGGCTGGAAGGCTAACGGCGTGACGTTCAATCATTCTCAGATCACGCCGCAGGTCTCAGGTTCGACATACACGTGGGAACTTCGCAACCTGCCGTACATCAAACGCGAGCCGATGAGTCCGTCGGTGGTCAATATCGTGCCCTGGGTGGCGATCAATTATGCGCCTGACGTGAGTGGCACTTCGGGCAAATCGTTCGCCAACTGGACCGATGTCGCACGCTGGACCTCGACTTTGTACGATCCGCAAGTCGTGGTCGACGATGCAGTTACGGCGAAGGCGCAGGAACTGACGGCCAGTGCGAAAACGGAACTTGAGAAGATCCGCGCGATCGCCGGTTTCGTTCAGAATCTGCAGTACATTTCGATCGACATCGGTGTCGGCAGCGGAAACGGCTATCGCCCGCGGCCGTCGAACCTCGTGCTGAGCCGCGGTTACGGCGATTGCAAAGACAAGGCGAACCTGATGCGGGCGATGCTCAGATCGCTGAAGATCGAAGCTTACCCGATCGCGATCTTCTCGGGCGATCCGACATTCGTGCGCGAGGAATGGGCGTCGCCGGCGCAGTTCAACCACTGCATCATCGCCGTCAAGATCAGTGACGGAACGGACGCCGCGACGGTCATCAAACACGAGAAACTCGGTCGTCTCCTGATCTTCGATGCGACCGACCCGTTCACGCTGCTCGGCGATCTCCCGGATTCGCTTCAGGGCAGTTTCGGGCTGATCATTGCCGGCGAGAGCGGCGGGCTCGCAAGAATGCCGGTCACGCCGTCGGAATCGAATCTGCTCGACCGCCGCATCGAGGTCAACCTGACGGCCGACGGCGCGATCACGGGTTCGATCAAGGAGCGTTCGACGGGACAGTCTTCGAGCTTTGAACGCGCGATGCTGCGATTGCTTTCGGCGGTCGATTACAGCAAGATGCTGGAAGGTTGGCTGACGCGCGGAGCGACCGGGGCGAAGCTAGTGAAGTTCACGCCGACGGACAGAAAGGAGGAACTCGGTTTCGACCTCGACGTCGAGTTTTCGGCGCCGCGCTACGGGCAGCAGATGCAGAAGTTGTTGGTCTTCAAACCGACGATCGTCGATCGTCGGAATTCGATTTCCTTTACCGAAACGACGCGGAATCAGCCGGTGATCCTCCGGTCGGCGTCCGTCCGTGAGACGATCGTGTTCATCCTTCCGACCGACTACAGCGTCGATGAAACGCCTGAAAATCTGAATATGGAAACGCCTTTCGGCAAGTACTCGACGACCTTCGAGGTCAAAGGAAACAGACTGACGTTTACGCGGATTCTCACGATGAACCGCGCAACGGTTCCGGTCGACAAATATGCGACCGTTAGGGACTTTTTCGCCAAGATGCGCGAGGCGGAACAATCACCGGTGGTCCTGATCAAGAAGTAG
- a CDS encoding DUF3857 and transglutaminase domain-containing protein, giving the protein MNTQLIVAFISLVFFASVANAQKAVWEPVPQSEIQMSGPQVDPAADAEVLFWQVYLVDNFSRWKWQTVINHHLRIKIFTERGRELNAKVDIPYGDYLGNSARVAIRDISARTIKPDGSVIEVNPADIFDRDIVKTNGFKRKAKSFAVPGIAVGAIVEYKWKETREDTFNYSRIVLAREIPVQYVKYYIKPANIPLGMRLHSSNTNGRFVKESDGFYSTTLTNVPAVLEEPRMPSEYNVLPWVLMFYDNDDIKQTPAQYWRDRGRRSFESHKAILSPNSEIRAAAAQAIGNANDSNEKIRRVIDFLRRNIRDINDDAAGFTPDDRENFKENKKVEDALKRKVGTWHDISLLFGSMLVSIGFDARFANVATKFDARFDRNLTNDYFIRTEIVAVKTESGWKFFDLSGRHLQFGMISSSVEGESVLISDEREPFWETIPVSPANDSNEKRFADLTLEANGDISGSIQIEYTGHLAAYYREFYDEDSVQEREKYFEEFVKRQIGDTAQTTNMIFENLREPDRPLILKFMLKMPAYAERTGKRLFVRPNVFKRNSRPMFTSAKRSYDIQFNYAWSEDDEVRLTIPAGFAAESLETPKRVADDKSAAFLESKLSSPGARRLVYQRKFTFGKPGGLLFWDFNYGGIKYLFDAVHNADSFSVVLREEASAVQ; this is encoded by the coding sequence ATGAACACACAACTCATCGTCGCGTTCATCTCATTGGTCTTCTTTGCGAGCGTTGCCAACGCCCAGAAGGCGGTCTGGGAACCGGTTCCGCAGAGCGAGATTCAAATGTCCGGGCCGCAGGTTGATCCCGCCGCGGACGCCGAGGTTCTGTTTTGGCAGGTCTACCTAGTCGACAACTTCTCCCGTTGGAAATGGCAGACCGTGATCAACCATCATTTGCGGATCAAGATCTTTACCGAACGCGGACGCGAACTCAATGCCAAGGTCGATATTCCTTATGGCGATTACCTCGGGAACAGCGCCCGGGTCGCGATCCGCGACATCAGCGCACGAACGATCAAGCCCGACGGATCGGTTATCGAAGTAAATCCGGCCGACATTTTTGACCGCGACATCGTCAAGACAAACGGGTTCAAGCGAAAAGCGAAATCATTCGCCGTTCCGGGAATCGCGGTTGGCGCGATCGTCGAATATAAGTGGAAAGAGACGCGCGAAGACACGTTCAACTACAGCCGCATCGTTCTTGCCCGCGAGATTCCCGTTCAATATGTGAAGTACTACATAAAACCGGCCAACATTCCGCTCGGAATGCGGCTTCATTCGTCGAACACGAACGGGAGATTCGTCAAGGAGTCGGACGGGTTTTACAGTACGACGCTTACGAATGTTCCCGCGGTCCTGGAAGAACCGCGGATGCCGTCGGAATACAACGTCCTGCCGTGGGTTCTGATGTTTTATGACAACGACGACATCAAGCAGACGCCCGCCCAGTATTGGCGGGATCGTGGCCGTCGTTCGTTTGAGAGTCACAAGGCGATTCTCTCGCCCAATTCGGAGATCCGCGCCGCCGCCGCTCAGGCTATCGGGAACGCGAACGATTCCAATGAAAAGATTCGCCGGGTCATTGATTTCCTGAGGCGCAACATCCGCGACATCAACGACGATGCGGCCGGATTCACACCCGACGATCGCGAGAACTTCAAGGAGAACAAGAAAGTCGAAGACGCGCTGAAACGCAAGGTCGGAACCTGGCACGACATATCGTTGCTTTTCGGTTCGATGCTCGTTTCAATCGGTTTCGACGCGCGGTTTGCGAACGTCGCGACAAAGTTCGACGCGCGCTTTGACCGCAATTTGACGAACGATTACTTCATCCGGACCGAGATCGTCGCCGTCAAAACGGAATCCGGATGGAAGTTCTTCGATCTCTCCGGTCGGCACCTGCAGTTCGGTATGATCTCGAGTTCGGTCGAGGGAGAGTCGGTTTTGATTTCGGATGAACGCGAGCCGTTTTGGGAGACCATCCCCGTTTCGCCGGCGAACGACTCGAATGAAAAACGCTTTGCCGATCTCACTCTTGAGGCCAACGGCGACATTTCGGGCAGCATTCAGATCGAATACACGGGTCATCTTGCGGCGTACTATCGTGAGTTCTACGACGAAGATTCGGTTCAAGAGCGTGAAAAGTACTTTGAGGAGTTCGTAAAACGTCAGATCGGCGACACGGCGCAAACGACGAATATGATCTTCGAGAATCTTCGCGAACCGGATAGGCCTTTGATCTTGAAGTTTATGCTGAAAATGCCGGCTTACGCCGAACGGACCGGCAAAAGGCTGTTCGTCCGGCCGAATGTGTTCAAACGAAACTCGCGTCCGATGTTCACTTCAGCGAAACGAAGCTACGACATTCAGTTCAACTACGCGTGGTCAGAGGATGACGAGGTAAGGTTGACGATTCCGGCGGGTTTCGCCGCCGAAAGCCTCGAGACTCCAAAACGTGTCGCCGATGACAAAAGCGCCGCATTTCTGGAATCGAAATTGTCGTCGCCAGGGGCCCGAAGACTCGTCTACCAGCGGAAGTTCACGTTCGGAAAACCCGGTGGCTTGTTGTTTTGGGATTTTAACTACGGCGGAATCAAGTATCTCTTCGACGCCGTTCACAACGCGGATTCGTTCAGCGTCGTGCTTCGCGAGGAAGCTTCGGCGGTTCAATAG
- a CDS encoding DUF3857 and transglutaminase domain-containing protein has translation MRIFRCGALTIVFLAVACSAFAQIEWRPVSQAELDAKAPVVEPDADAEAIFWEVRLDDEKKKKLFYSHYVRVKIFTERGREKFAKFDIPFMKDTTVEEVAARVIKPDGSVISLSPGDIFERDIIRAGKYVIRAKSFAVPGIEPGVIVEYQYKETLKGDSADNERLVFQRDIPIQRITYFVRPYKDRSLRVSWRNMPEGRFVQEHDGYMSASAEKVPALREEPHMPPVDEVRRWALLNYNGSDFSWDVLGFNFEIYFAETTKIDKEIMAKARELTAGIDEPEKQLRALFDFAQKKIRNVSYDSKMTPEQREKIENKRASDTLERGMGHSRDVDLLFAALAKAVGFKASMIFATDRSESFADPRTASDPRAVHWAGILVSKGTYNVPANPGTPFMPFGIIDWYEEGNYALVSGQVGSHWFKMTPSAPETNLSKRTAKLKLLEDGSLEGFVRVEHSGHQATSRRRDLFRKSPEEREKILIEGWKKSLGSAEISMFAFENFDDPSRPYTYSFNLRVPNYAQKTGKRLFLQPNFFEFGSPPVFSSSTRTYGISFDFSWSENDSVEIELPKNFEPDSIGEPNIINEKNDLGKLTNSYTYDAELRTIKADRKFYFGTKGRLTFPVGAYQPLKTLFDLFHKADTHVIALKQRQ, from the coding sequence ATGCGCATTTTTCGCTGCGGCGCCCTCACAATCGTGTTTCTCGCGGTTGCCTGCTCGGCGTTCGCCCAGATCGAATGGCGACCCGTCTCACAGGCGGAACTCGATGCGAAAGCTCCGGTCGTCGAACCCGACGCGGACGCCGAGGCGATCTTTTGGGAAGTCCGGCTCGACGACGAAAAGAAGAAGAAGCTGTTCTACAGCCACTATGTCCGGGTCAAGATCTTCACCGAGCGAGGCCGCGAGAAGTTCGCCAAATTCGACATTCCGTTTATGAAGGACACGACTGTCGAAGAGGTCGCCGCGCGCGTCATCAAACCTGACGGCTCCGTGATCAGTCTCTCTCCGGGGGATATTTTCGAACGCGACATCATTCGTGCCGGCAAGTACGTGATCCGCGCGAAGTCATTCGCCGTTCCCGGGATCGAACCCGGCGTCATCGTCGAGTATCAATACAAAGAAACGCTGAAGGGCGATTCCGCCGATAACGAACGCCTTGTTTTTCAACGGGACATTCCGATTCAGCGAATTACCTATTTTGTTCGACCATACAAGGACCGCTCACTCCGAGTCTCGTGGCGGAATATGCCGGAAGGGCGTTTTGTTCAGGAACACGATGGATATATGAGCGCTTCGGCGGAAAAGGTCCCGGCCCTGCGCGAAGAGCCTCATATGCCGCCCGTTGATGAGGTTCGGCGGTGGGCGCTCCTCAATTACAACGGTTCGGACTTTTCGTGGGACGTACTCGGATTCAACTTCGAAATCTACTTCGCGGAAACTACCAAAATCGACAAAGAGATAATGGCAAAGGCCCGCGAACTGACCGCCGGTATTGACGAACCCGAGAAGCAATTGCGAGCGTTGTTCGACTTCGCGCAGAAGAAGATTCGGAACGTTTCGTACGATTCGAAGATGACTCCCGAACAGCGCGAGAAGATCGAGAACAAACGAGCCTCGGATACACTCGAACGCGGGATGGGGCATTCGAGGGATGTCGATCTGCTGTTTGCGGCCTTGGCAAAGGCTGTCGGTTTTAAGGCGAGTATGATCTTCGCTACCGACCGGAGCGAATCGTTCGCGGACCCACGGACGGCTTCCGATCCGAGGGCCGTACACTGGGCGGGAATACTCGTTTCGAAAGGAACCTACAACGTACCGGCAAATCCGGGCACGCCGTTTATGCCTTTTGGGATCATCGACTGGTATGAAGAGGGCAACTATGCGTTGGTTTCCGGCCAAGTTGGAAGTCACTGGTTCAAAATGACTCCCTCGGCACCGGAAACGAATCTCTCGAAGCGCACCGCGAAGCTGAAACTGCTGGAGGACGGATCGCTCGAAGGATTCGTGCGCGTCGAGCATTCGGGCCATCAGGCGACTTCGCGGCGACGCGATCTGTTCCGCAAATCGCCCGAGGAACGCGAAAAGATTCTGATCGAAGGCTGGAAGAAGAGCCTCGGATCGGCGGAGATCTCGATGTTCGCCTTCGAGAATTTTGATGACCCGTCGCGGCCGTACACATATTCCTTCAACCTAAGGGTTCCGAATTACGCCCAGAAAACCGGCAAACGTCTGTTTTTGCAGCCCAATTTTTTCGAGTTTGGATCGCCGCCCGTTTTTTCCAGCTCGACGCGCACTTATGGAATCTCGTTCGACTTCTCGTGGTCCGAAAATGACTCCGTCGAGATTGAACTGCCGAAGAATTTTGAGCCGGACAGCATCGGCGAGCCGAACATCATCAACGAAAAGAACGACCTTGGAAAGCTCACGAACTCATACACTTACGACGCGGAACTCAGGACGATCAAGGCTGATCGGAAGTTCTATTTCGGCACCAAAGGACGGTTGACGTTTCCGGTCGGAGCGTACCAACCGTTGAAAACCCTCTTCGACCTTTTTCACAAGGCCGATACGCACGTGATCGCGTTGAAACAAAGGCAGTGA